Within the Sporocytophaga myxococcoides DSM 11118 genome, the region TTAAAGAATTTGTATAAGGCGCTACATGTGGTTGTATTTCTGAAATAAAGAAGTTGAAACTATCAACAAACTCTTTATTTGCAGTGTCTCCAGTCATCCTGATATATCGCCATGCAAGGTCTTCTGAAAGTACGGATTCTAATTCGCTTCTGTCCAAAAACCATTGCTTCAACTCTTGTGCATTTTTAATTTCCCTCGATTCTAATTTTTCGAAAAATGGTTTTACAGAATCCCAGTTTTCTATTTTAAAATCCTCTTTTAAAAATCTTCTTTTGCTTTCCACGACGTTAATCTATTTCAATTACTACATTAGCAGTTACAGGGTGTCCAACACAAGTCAGCACATATCCCTTCTCTAGCTCTTTATCAGAAAGCGCATCGCTATCATCTAGATGTACTTTTCCACTAATACATTTACCCATACAAGCAGTGCACATACCACTCTGACAAGAATATGGCAAATCGATGTTCTGCTTTAATGCAACCTCAAGTATTGATTTATTAGGAGGAACTGTAATTTTATATTCGCTTCCCTGATAGATAATAGTAACGTCCTGAGGCGAATCAGGGCTGTCTGCTACAACCTTGCCACTACTTAATGCACTGGCATCAGCAGGAAGAAAACTCTCTTTTTTAATCTGGCTCTTTGAAACTTTTAAAAGTTCAAGGGCACTTATAGCTTCCTGCATCATTCCGTCAGGACCACAAACATAATAGTCCGCTTGTTCAATCTGAAGTTTATTAAAAGTTTCCAAAAGCTTGATCACTTCTGATCGGTTTAACCGACCGGCTGGCAATGATTTATCTTGAGGTTGACTAAGTCTATGTACTACTGTAAAACGTTCTTTAAATGCTGATTGTAATGCTTCAAGTTTCTGTTTAAAGATAATGGAGGCTTCATTCCTGTTGCCATAAATCAGATATACATTACTTTTAGGCTCTTTCTCAAGAGCAGACTTTGCAATGGAAATCAATGGGGTTATGCCACTTCCTGCTCCAATCAGAACGATATCAGTAGCTCTCGAAGGATCCGGAATAAAATTAAATGTTCCTGCAGGCTCCATCACTTCTAATGAATCGCCTTTTTTTAAATTATCAGGAAGGTAATTGGACACTAAACCATTTGCTATCCTTTTAATGGTAACAGCTAATTCTTCATCAGTATAAGGAGAAGAGCAGAGCGAATATGATCTTCGCAATTTGTCACCTTTTACAGGAACTATCAATGTTAGAAACTGACCTGACTTATATGATATTTGTTTTGATCCGTTTTCAAAGACAACTGTGATGGTGTCTGAAGTTTCTTTTATTATTTCCTTAACTTTTAGTTGATGATACTGGCTCATAAGTTCTTTAAGTCGAAAAGATTTCTACAAAGAAAACAAATTCATGGAATAAATTCATAATAAGAGAAAGTAGATTACTTGAGAAATTAAGTGAAACTGTTTCACAAGAATTTACTTTAACTTTTTCGAAAAACTATATTGTGTAAACTTGACTAAATTTAAATGCAAAGAAGTATGTTCCCGCCAGTCAGAATAGGAAAACTCTGTTGCTTTACAAAAAGTTAATTCTTTTCAAAGGCTTGTATACAAGGCTTGAGCATTTTCCTAAAGGCATAAAAATTTATTAATAAAAAGCTTCAAAATCATTATTATACCAATTTCCACATCCATAAAAATTATATTATCAAAAGTTTGAGTCATTTTATTCAACACAGGAGCTTCCAGAAAGACTATTGAAAAATATCATTAAGCTTTTATAATTACAGCTGTTTCCATAGAATTTTCTCATACTTACCTTATGTTTGCTTTATAAATAATGATCATGATTGAAATTCCTATTTCTCCTAATACTAAAGGCTTGATATTTGACATAGATGGGACTCTTGTTGATACTATGTCACTTCATTATAAAGCTAGTCAGATTGCTTGTAATGAATATGGTTTTGACTTTCCCTTGGATTTCTTTAAAGCTTATGCAGGGGTTCCTACACTTACAGTTTTTGAGCTTTTAATTAAACATCTGGGCCTTAATTTTAATGGTCGTGAAATAGGGCTAAAAAAAGAAAATCTTTATCTCGAACTTGTTCATGAAGTCAAACCACTTCAGCCTGTTTATGATATTGTTCTTAAATATGAAGGAAAACTTCCTATTGCATTGGGAACGGGAGCTACACGCGAAATTGCTGAGATGACTTTGAAAGCAGCAGGAATACTTGACAAATTTGAACATATCGTAACATGCGATGACGTTACGAACCCGAAGCCCGCACCTGATACTTTTTTACAATGTGCATCGCTTATTGGTATTCAGCCGAAATACTGTCAGGTATTTGAAGACGGGGATGCAGGTATCAAGGCTGCTATTGACGGCGGTATGATGGCCACAGACATTCGTCAATATGTGGATGTAAATATTCAGCTATAGTTGCTGAATATTTACTTATAACTCAATATTAATGATATGTGGATTGTCTTTTTTCATTTTCTGAGGGACTTTGGAAATAATCTCTTCAGATAACACTTCATTCAGTCTTTCTTTCACTATATTTCTATGGGTCACAAGTACGACTTCTCTTACAGGCTCTGGCTCATAAAAATACCGTACCATTCCTCTTTGTCCTGCATTTAAATCAGCTAATGCCAACTCCGGCAAAAGTGTTACCCCCTGATTCAATTCCACAAGTTTTTTCAATGTCTCAATACTACCGGCCTCATATATTACCTGATTATCTCCGTTACCCCTTCCTGTAGCTTTGCACATTTTCAATACCTGACTACGCATACAATGACCTTCCTGCAAAAGCCATAAGTCATTTACCTCCAAGTCCTCTTCCTTTAAAATCTTTTTTTTATATAAAGAATGTTTTTTTGAAACATAGGCAACAAAAGGTTCATAGAATAATTTCTTCTCATTTATCTGAGGATCACCCAATGGCCCTACTAAAATACCAGTATCAAGCAAATCATTTTTTAATCGGTATAAGATATCTTCTGTTTTCAACTCTTCCAGAATAACTCTGACAGAAGGATATTTTTTTATAAATGAAGGTAGAAACAAAGGGATGAGATAAGGAGCAAGTGTCGGGATTATTCCAATTTTTATTTCTCCTTCTAAAAGACCTTTTTTAGAATTGATGATCTCTTTTATTTTAGCCGATTCTTTAAGCACTCTTCGGGCCTGCTCAATTACATCCTTACCTGCATCTGTTGGAATTACAGGCTGCTTTCCCCTGTCAAACAGCAAAATTCCAAGCTCTTCTTCCAACTTTTGAATCTGCATGCTCAGAGTAGGTTGCGTTACAAAACACTTTTCAGCAGCAATACCAAAATGCCTAAAAGTATCCAGGGCAACTATATATTCCAATTGAACCAAAGTCATAGTTTTTATCTATTTATATATAAATATAATCAATTTGTTCTATCAAAGCAAGTAGTCCATATTTGCATCAGTTCAAATTCAAACAA harbors:
- a CDS encoding ferredoxin--NADP reductase, giving the protein MSQYHQLKVKEIIKETSDTITVVFENGSKQISYKSGQFLTLIVPVKGDKLRRSYSLCSSPYTDEELAVTIKRIANGLVSNYLPDNLKKGDSLEVMEPAGTFNFIPDPSRATDIVLIGAGSGITPLISIAKSALEKEPKSNVYLIYGNRNEASIIFKQKLEALQSAFKERFTVVHRLSQPQDKSLPAGRLNRSEVIKLLETFNKLQIEQADYYVCGPDGMMQEAISALELLKVSKSQIKKESFLPADASALSSGKVVADSPDSPQDVTIIYQGSEYKITVPPNKSILEVALKQNIDLPYSCQSGMCTACMGKCISGKVHLDDSDALSDKELEKGYVLTCVGHPVTANVVIEID
- a CDS encoding HAD family hydrolase, giving the protein MIEIPISPNTKGLIFDIDGTLVDTMSLHYKASQIACNEYGFDFPLDFFKAYAGVPTLTVFELLIKHLGLNFNGREIGLKKENLYLELVHEVKPLQPVYDIVLKYEGKLPIALGTGATREIAEMTLKAAGILDKFEHIVTCDDVTNPKPAPDTFLQCASLIGIQPKYCQVFEDGDAGIKAAIDGGMMATDIRQYVDVNIQL
- a CDS encoding hydrogen peroxide-inducible genes activator; translated protein: MTLVQLEYIVALDTFRHFGIAAEKCFVTQPTLSMQIQKLEEELGILLFDRGKQPVIPTDAGKDVIEQARRVLKESAKIKEIINSKKGLLEGEIKIGIIPTLAPYLIPLFLPSFIKKYPSVRVILEELKTEDILYRLKNDLLDTGILVGPLGDPQINEKKLFYEPFVAYVSKKHSLYKKKILKEEDLEVNDLWLLQEGHCMRSQVLKMCKATGRGNGDNQVIYEAGSIETLKKLVELNQGVTLLPELALADLNAGQRGMVRYFYEPEPVREVVLVTHRNIVKERLNEVLSEEIISKVPQKMKKDNPHIINIEL